One Tolypothrix bouteillei VB521301 DNA window includes the following coding sequences:
- a CDS encoding TOMM precursor leader peptide-binding protein, whose product MFYKPMFKPHYHVRVIEPDIVYLLSEQGQCALGGRLYVLLAPFLNGRYTVQEIFQQLNEEVSLFEIQNALVRLNSEGYLSEASVNLPPQVAAFWNGLGAESENAFRKLQDSRVSIISFGRVGVEAFVRALESLSIPVGEGGEFTVVLTDNYLQLGLDEFNREAEETRKPWLLAKPVGTEIWLGPLFVPGRTGCWECLAQDLRNKRETETIHREGMSPSLLSSFAVLPVSFQLGLNLIAMETAKWIIWGEHQQLTGKLISFNLASLSMQHQILNKLLECPVCGGSQY is encoded by the coding sequence ATGTTTTATAAACCAATGTTTAAACCTCACTACCACGTTAGAGTGATAGAACCCGATATTGTGTACCTTCTGAGCGAGCAAGGGCAATGTGCCCTCGGTGGTCGTTTATACGTCCTTTTAGCTCCGTTTTTAAATGGTCGTTATACTGTCCAAGAGATCTTTCAGCAGTTAAATGAAGAAGTTTCCCTGTTTGAAATTCAAAATGCTCTAGTTCGTTTAAACAGTGAAGGATATCTTTCTGAAGCTTCAGTAAATCTCCCTCCACAAGTTGCTGCGTTCTGGAATGGCTTAGGTGCAGAATCTGAAAATGCTTTTCGCAAACTACAAGATAGTAGGGTTTCGATAATCAGCTTTGGGAGAGTGGGAGTTGAAGCATTTGTTCGAGCTTTGGAATCCCTTTCCATTCCAGTAGGTGAGGGGGGAGAGTTTACGGTTGTTCTGACCGATAACTACTTACAACTGGGTTTAGACGAATTTAATCGAGAAGCAGAAGAAACTAGAAAACCATGGCTGCTAGCTAAACCTGTAGGTACGGAGATTTGGTTGGGACCTCTGTTTGTTCCGGGGCGAACGGGTTGTTGGGAATGTCTTGCTCAAGATTTGCGAAATAAACGTGAAACTGAAACGATACATAGGGAAGGAATGTCACCATCATTACTCTCTTCTTTTGCAGTTCTTCCAGTTAGCTTTCAGTTAGGGCTGAATTTGATAGCGATGGAAACAGCGAAATGGATTATTTGGGGAGAGCATCAACAATTAACGGGTAAGTTAATTTCTTTCAATTTGGCATCTCTATCGATGCAGCATCAAATTTTAAATAAGCTTTTAGAATGTCCGGTTTGTGGAGGAAGTCAGTACTAG
- a CDS encoding GNAT family N-acetyltransferase: protein MQLRQANIDDIDFILSQERRDEYATFITLWSRDEHNKNITNPDKRYFIIENESGQPSGYVILSGLQSLNRSIELTRIVVTKPGSGYGKRVLPILIKMIFDEYKAHRLWLDVFEHNQRARYVYQTCGFKEEGVLREAVKQGDNYSSLVIMSILESEYYTANT, encoded by the coding sequence ATGCAATTACGGCAAGCAAACATAGATGATATAGATTTTATACTCTCACAAGAAAGGAGGGATGAATATGCAACTTTTATCACCCTTTGGAGTCGAGATGAACACAACAAAAATATTACCAATCCTGACAAAAGATACTTCATCATTGAAAATGAATCGGGACAGCCAAGTGGTTATGTTATCTTGTCTGGTTTACAGTCGCTCAATCGTAGTATTGAGTTAACTCGAATCGTCGTTACTAAACCAGGATCAGGATACGGTAAAAGGGTTTTACCCATACTCATCAAAATGATTTTTGATGAGTATAAAGCTCATCGTCTTTGGTTGGACGTTTTTGAACACAACCAACGCGCCAGATACGTTTATCAAACCTGCGGCTTTAAGGAAGAAGGCGTTTTACGAGAAGCTGTCAAGCAAGGAGACAACTATTCGTCTTTAGTCATTATGTCAATACTTGAAAGTGAATATTATACTGCAAATACTTAA
- a CDS encoding tetratricopeptide repeat protein has product MDAEAVLSWLETVIPAQTGERLSELQKVILQQVWQGRKYLEIANSYGCTEGHAKDVGSHLWKLLSKALRQKITKSNCRATLERYWKKTSVISNLLDTSRFAENFTIGKEQPRAEFITKQENVNFLGRTEAISHLNTLVNRGVKVIVIQGEGGVGKTTLAQEYLQTQGFDLVLELLMAKETQNITAAEHVIEEWLKQDFDEEPGIEFGVTLGRLKRKLHTCRVGVLIDNLEPALDRQGRFIAKHRNYVEFLRVLADARVQSVTLITSRDRLCEPEVNVEHYRLPGLDLTAWQQFFTKRELPIDFATLQSMHRAYGGNAKAMGILCGSIRQDFDGDTIAYWREHQAEPLAVVDLKNLVVSQINRLQALDPLAYRLLSRLGCYRYQDVPRIPKEGVFSLLWDVLPCQHQQILTSLKNRSLVECSKDEYWLHPAIRSEVISHLRISDEWEITNRKAAEFWTESIQKITTFKDALQALEAYYHYVEIHEFEWAGTVILKSRNNQWQQFLPLGSTLYRMGWLQPLIAAITIIIKNVPSDKNLSELYNILGDLYWIIGKVHAAIECQEKSINIAYRAINSLSRIRENKHKFYYYKMLEVDALLSIGLYKIDLWELDASAQLFQQVIDLAQDTDHHRWAEKATVCLALVNSYLGILEEARVLADKAYQAIATQQLVKPSGRFAYFMQILGQTYVNLKDFAKAEEMFRMALTFAEESHYTQVQAKTLCGIAEIYRQQAKFELAIDNHLEAIELLNRIGAKCDLAIADFQLGLTFSKIGKKQESRIHFDRAIRLFTEMQAPKQIEKIFKYLQI; this is encoded by the coding sequence ATGGACGCCGAAGCAGTACTGTCTTGGTTAGAAACTGTAATTCCTGCTCAAACCGGCGAACGGTTGAGCGAGCTGCAAAAAGTTATTCTTCAGCAAGTTTGGCAAGGTCGAAAATACCTGGAAATCGCTAATTCTTACGGTTGTACGGAAGGACATGCCAAAGATGTTGGCTCTCATTTGTGGAAACTTCTTTCCAAAGCGTTGAGACAGAAGATTACTAAAAGTAATTGTCGCGCTACCTTGGAGCGATATTGGAAGAAAACTAGCGTTATCTCGAATCTACTGGATACCTCACGCTTTGCTGAAAACTTCACTATAGGGAAAGAGCAACCTAGAGCAGAATTCATCACAAAACAAGAAAATGTAAATTTTCTCGGTCGAACAGAAGCAATTTCTCACCTCAATACCTTAGTCAATCGAGGTGTAAAAGTCATTGTTATCCAAGGTGAGGGAGGAGTAGGTAAAACAACTCTAGCCCAGGAATACTTACAAACCCAAGGATTTGATTTGGTCTTGGAACTCCTTATGGCAAAGGAGACGCAAAATATCACGGCGGCGGAACACGTCATTGAAGAGTGGTTGAAACAGGATTTTGATGAAGAACCGGGAATTGAATTTGGGGTGACGTTGGGACGATTGAAGCGGAAACTCCATACCTGTCGGGTTGGAGTTTTGATTGATAATTTGGAACCCGCACTAGACAGACAAGGACGGTTTATTGCCAAGCACCGAAATTATGTAGAATTCTTACGCGTTTTAGCAGACGCGAGAGTGCAATCTGTGACATTAATTACAAGTCGCGATCGCCTTTGCGAACCTGAAGTGAACGTGGAGCACTATCGTCTCCCCGGACTGGATCTAACCGCTTGGCAGCAATTTTTTACCAAAAGAGAATTACCTATTGACTTCGCTACTTTACAAAGTATGCACCGTGCTTATGGAGGAAATGCCAAAGCAATGGGTATTCTATGCGGTTCAATTCGGCAGGATTTTGATGGTGATACCATTGCCTACTGGCGAGAACATCAAGCTGAACCACTGGCTGTAGTTGATTTAAAAAATTTAGTTGTCAGCCAAATTAACCGTTTGCAAGCTTTAGATCCTCTAGCATATCGCCTGCTTTCCCGTTTGGGATGTTACCGCTATCAAGATGTTCCCAGAATTCCCAAAGAAGGAGTTTTTAGTTTATTATGGGATGTTTTACCTTGCCAGCACCAACAAATTTTAACTTCCTTAAAAAATCGGTCTTTAGTAGAGTGTAGTAAAGATGAGTACTGGCTTCATCCAGCGATCCGTTCTGAGGTTATTTCTCACTTGCGGATAAGTGATGAATGGGAAATAACTAACCGTAAAGCAGCAGAATTTTGGACGGAGAGCATACAAAAAATCACTACATTTAAAGATGCTTTGCAAGCCTTAGAAGCTTACTATCACTATGTAGAAATTCACGAATTTGAATGGGCTGGTACAGTCATTCTTAAAAGTAGAAATAACCAATGGCAACAATTTTTACCATTAGGAAGTACGTTATATCGAATGGGATGGCTGCAACCTTTAATTGCAGCTATTACAATCATTATTAAAAATGTTCCGTCAGATAAAAATCTCAGCGAACTTTATAATATTTTAGGCGATCTCTACTGGATTATTGGGAAAGTACACGCAGCAATAGAATGTCAGGAAAAATCTATTAACATAGCATATCGGGCAATAAATTCTCTATCAAGAATACGGGAAAACAAACACAAATTCTACTATTACAAAATGTTAGAAGTAGATGCTCTACTGAGCATTGGTCTTTATAAAATTGATTTGTGGGAACTAGATGCATCTGCCCAATTATTTCAACAGGTTATTGACTTAGCTCAGGATACCGACCATCATCGGTGGGCAGAAAAAGCAACTGTATGTTTGGCTCTAGTGAATTCTTATTTGGGAATTTTAGAAGAAGCACGTGTACTGGCTGATAAAGCTTATCAAGCGATCGCAACACAACAACTTGTTAAACCTAGTGGCAGATTTGCTTATTTCATGCAAATTTTAGGACAAACATATGTTAATTTGAAGGACTTTGCTAAAGCGGAGGAAATGTTCCGTATGGCTTTAACTTTTGCTGAAGAAAGCCACTACACGCAAGTCCAAGCAAAAACGCTTTGCGGTATAGCAGAAATTTATCGACAACAAGCAAAATTTGAATTGGCAATTGACAATCATTTAGAAGCTATCGAACTTTTGAATAGAATCGGAGCCAAATGCGATCTGGCGATCGCTGACTTTCAATTAGGATTAACTTTTTCTAAAATAGGTAAGAAACAAGAAAGCAGAATTCATTTCGATCGAGCCATCCGACTGTTTACCGAGATGCAAGCCCCAAAACAAATTGAAAAAATTTTTAAGTATTTGCAAATATGA
- a CDS encoding Uma2 family endonuclease, which yields MLPANPPLPPKLTLPTMYDLPSEDAEEPGLPDEFHDLQPQLLSRTIRLTNYSYERIFTGSDLNLYYDVRHTQWYKRPDWFLVLDVPRLYEEKDLRSSYVVWQEGVNPFVVVELLSPGTQKEDLGDYAELEPMFGERSTEDVSTMSLASESSNGQTLKQVPPRKWDVYERILRVPYYAVFSRYSNRLRGFKLEGGHYQEQTIDAENPRFWISELNLGLGVWQGEFEGIIRQWLRWYDSEGNWILTDTEQAVKEAERERQMKEQEQQKRLKLAEKLKALTPEQLGALGINLEELES from the coding sequence ATCCTGCCAGCAAATCCACCCCTACCGCCAAAACTGACACTACCAACGATGTACGATCTACCCAGTGAAGATGCGGAGGAACCTGGTTTGCCTGATGAATTTCACGATTTGCAGCCGCAGCTGCTCAGTCGAACAATCCGATTGACAAATTATTCTTACGAGCGAATATTTACGGGGTCGGATTTAAATCTGTACTATGATGTACGTCATACTCAGTGGTACAAACGCCCGGATTGGTTTTTAGTGCTAGATGTACCGAGATTGTATGAAGAAAAAGACTTGCGTTCTAGCTATGTAGTTTGGCAAGAAGGAGTCAATCCTTTTGTAGTGGTAGAACTGCTATCACCAGGTACACAAAAAGAAGATTTGGGCGATTATGCAGAATTGGAACCAATGTTCGGAGAAAGGAGTACAGAAGATGTCAGCACAATGAGTTTGGCATCAGAGTCCAGCAATGGGCAAACTCTGAAACAAGTGCCGCCGAGAAAATGGGATGTATACGAACGTATCTTGCGAGTACCATACTATGCAGTGTTTAGTCGCTATAGCAATCGCTTGCGTGGGTTCAAACTGGAGGGAGGACACTACCAAGAGCAAACTATAGATGCTGAGAATCCTCGGTTTTGGATTTCAGAGTTAAATTTAGGATTGGGAGTGTGGCAAGGAGAGTTTGAAGGAATTATTCGTCAGTGGTTGCGCTGGTATGATTCAGAAGGCAACTGGATACTCACAGATACAGAACAAGCTGTGAAAGAAGCAGAACGAGAACGTCAAATGAAGGAACAAGAACAGCAAAAACGGCTGAAATTGGCTGAAAAACTGAAAGCGCTTACTCCAGAGCAGTTAGGAGCTTTGGGGATTAACCTGGAGGAATTAGAATCATGA
- a CDS encoding isoprenyl transferase, with protein sequence MTSTLPLDLDPHRLPQHVAVIMDGNGRWANQRGLPRIAGHRQGAKTLKELLRCCKDWGIKALTAYAFSTENWRRPLEEVDFLMLLFEKLLRQELAQMHREGVRISFIGDLSILPTSLQAEIERSMAETLHNQALHFTVAVNYGSRSEIARACRRIAQLVQQGEVNLEDVEENLIEQTLYTAGTPEPDLLIRTSGEMRLSNFLLWQMAYTELYFTDIFWPDFDRSAFHQALLSYQRRDRRFGQVKTSLSA encoded by the coding sequence ATGACTTCAACACTACCTTTAGATTTAGATCCCCATCGCTTACCCCAACATGTCGCTGTTATTATGGATGGCAATGGTCGATGGGCAAACCAACGAGGATTACCCCGCATCGCCGGACACCGTCAGGGTGCAAAAACCCTGAAAGAATTGTTGCGCTGTTGTAAAGATTGGGGAATAAAAGCGCTAACAGCTTATGCCTTTTCTACTGAAAACTGGCGGCGACCCCTTGAAGAAGTAGATTTTCTCATGCTTCTGTTTGAAAAATTGTTGCGCCAAGAATTAGCTCAAATGCATCGCGAAGGGGTGCGAATCTCATTTATTGGGGATTTGTCAATTCTACCTACCTCTTTACAAGCTGAGATTGAGCGTTCAATGGCAGAGACTTTGCACAATCAAGCACTTCATTTTACTGTTGCAGTCAATTATGGCAGTCGCAGTGAGATCGCAAGAGCTTGTCGTCGAATAGCACAACTCGTGCAACAGGGGGAAGTTAACCTGGAAGATGTTGAAGAAAATTTAATCGAACAAACGCTTTACACCGCAGGGACTCCCGAACCCGATTTATTGATTCGCACAAGTGGTGAAATGCGATTGAGTAATTTTCTCCTCTGGCAAATGGCTTATACAGAATTGTATTTTACTGATATTTTTTGGCCCGATTTCGATCGCTCGGCATTTCATCAGGCTTTACTCAGTTACCAAAGACGCGATCGTCGTTTTGGTCAAGTCAAAACTTCTTTGTCTGCATAA
- a CDS encoding NAD(P)/FAD-dependent oxidoreductase: protein MMNTVDSQPPHHVVIVGGGFGGLYAAKALGRADVKVTLIDKRNFHLFQPLLYQVATGTVSPADISSPLRSILSKSKNTKVLLGEVTDIDPQAQEVTLGEEAIHYDSLILATGAKHSYFGKDQWEEFAPGLKTVEDAIEMRRRIFMAFEAAEKETDPEKRRAWLTFVIVGGGPTGVELAGAIAELAYHTMKEDFRNIDTSEAQVLLLEGMDRVLPPFASELSKEAEASLTRLGVSVQTKTLVTNIEGDLITLKQGDEFQQIAAKTVLWAAGVKASPLGKLLAERTGSECDRAGRVIVEPDLSLKGFSNIFVVGDLAHFAHQNGKPLPGVAPVAMQEGQYVAQLIQQRMKGKTLPQFSYTDMGSLAVIGQNAAVVDLGFAKFTGFIAWLFWLVVHIYFLIEFDNKLLVMIQWGWNYFTRKRGARLITGKEVMQATESGYYAPADNRQLVSG from the coding sequence ATGATGAACACCGTTGATAGCCAGCCACCCCATCATGTAGTTATAGTAGGCGGAGGATTTGGGGGTTTATATGCCGCAAAAGCACTGGGACGTGCTGATGTAAAAGTTACTTTAATTGATAAGCGCAATTTTCACCTATTTCAACCATTGTTATACCAAGTGGCTACTGGTACTGTCTCCCCTGCTGATATCTCCTCACCCCTACGTTCGATTCTCAGTAAGAGCAAAAATACAAAAGTGCTGCTTGGAGAAGTGACCGACATCGATCCTCAAGCACAAGAAGTGACTTTGGGCGAAGAAGCAATACACTACGATTCCCTGATCCTTGCTACAGGTGCAAAACACTCTTACTTTGGGAAAGATCAATGGGAAGAATTTGCACCTGGTTTAAAAACAGTGGAAGATGCGATTGAAATGCGCCGTCGGATTTTTATGGCGTTTGAAGCGGCTGAAAAGGAAACTGACCCTGAAAAACGCCGAGCTTGGTTAACTTTTGTTATTGTTGGTGGTGGTCCTACAGGTGTTGAACTAGCAGGTGCGATCGCAGAACTGGCTTACCACACGATGAAAGAGGATTTCCGCAATATCGATACGTCTGAAGCACAAGTTCTTCTTCTAGAAGGAATGGATCGCGTTCTTCCTCCTTTTGCATCAGAATTATCCAAAGAAGCAGAAGCGTCTCTTACACGGTTAGGTGTGAGCGTACAGACAAAAACGCTGGTGACGAATATAGAAGGCGATCTGATTACTCTAAAGCAAGGAGATGAGTTCCAACAGATTGCAGCCAAAACAGTGTTGTGGGCGGCTGGTGTCAAAGCTTCTCCTCTGGGTAAGTTGCTAGCAGAGCGGACAGGATCTGAGTGCGATCGCGCTGGAAGAGTGATTGTTGAGCCAGATTTGAGTCTCAAAGGGTTTTCCAATATTTTTGTGGTTGGTGACTTAGCACATTTTGCCCATCAGAATGGCAAACCCCTACCTGGTGTTGCTCCTGTCGCCATGCAGGAAGGACAATACGTTGCTCAATTAATTCAACAGCGCATGAAAGGTAAGACACTGCCACAGTTTTCCTATACTGACATGGGTAGCCTAGCGGTGATCGGACAAAATGCTGCGGTTGTAGACTTAGGTTTTGCCAAATTTACAGGTTTTATAGCGTGGTTATTCTGGCTGGTTGTTCACATTTATTTCTTGATTGAGTTTGACAACAAGCTCTTGGTGATGATTCAGTGGGGCTGGAACTATTTCACCCGCAAGCGTGGAGCTAGATTGATTACCGGGAAGGAAGTCATGCAAGCTACTGAGAGCGGGTACTACGCACCTGCGGATAACAGACAGTTGGTTAGTGGTTAG
- a CDS encoding FAD-binding oxidoreductase yields MNKLWESLPVERQNSILEAIASSSPPGCLISPNTIEELAAVIAEAHSKKQRILLCGSGSKLNWGGLAKGIDVVISTERINQLLEHAVGDLTVTVEAGMKFSHLQKILANSKQFLAIDPTSQESATIGGIVATADTGSLRQRYGSVRDQILGITFVRSDGKIAKAGGRVVKNVAGYDLMKLFAGSFGTLGAIAQVTFRLYPFLEASATVVLVGDASAVSQAADTLRGSALTPTQSDLLSLQLVSGLGLGQGLGLMVRFQSIAESVKEQSNQLLEVGKQLGLRGMLYSGTDEADLWLRLREQIHDVSHTPAITCKIGVLPTSSVEVLTRSELGWIHVASGLGVLRFEGEKIEKVLEMRNLCQRNGGFVTVLVAPARVKESLDVWGYGGNALALMRRIKEQFDSGYIFSPGRFVGGI; encoded by the coding sequence ATGAACAAACTTTGGGAAAGTCTACCAGTCGAGAGGCAAAATTCTATCTTGGAAGCGATCGCATCCTCTAGCCCTCCTGGTTGTCTCATTTCTCCCAACACAATTGAAGAACTAGCAGCAGTCATTGCAGAAGCACACAGTAAGAAGCAGCGCATTTTACTTTGCGGGAGTGGTAGCAAACTCAACTGGGGTGGGTTAGCTAAGGGTATAGATGTCGTAATCAGTACCGAACGGATAAACCAACTGCTCGAACACGCAGTTGGTGATTTGACTGTTACAGTGGAAGCAGGAATGAAATTTTCTCACCTGCAAAAAATTTTGGCAAACTCCAAACAATTTCTGGCAATTGACCCGACTTCACAAGAGTCAGCAACTATTGGTGGTATTGTTGCTACTGCTGATACGGGTTCTTTAAGACAGCGTTATGGCAGCGTGCGGGATCAAATACTGGGTATAACTTTTGTTCGCTCTGATGGTAAGATTGCTAAAGCTGGGGGACGAGTGGTGAAAAATGTTGCCGGGTACGACTTGATGAAGTTGTTCGCTGGCTCGTTTGGTACTTTAGGTGCGATCGCTCAAGTTACGTTTCGCTTGTATCCTTTTTTGGAAGCATCAGCTACGGTCGTCTTAGTTGGGGATGCATCGGCTGTATCTCAAGCCGCTGATACTTTGCGGGGTTCTGCGCTCACACCAACTCAGTCCGATTTACTGTCGCTTCAATTGGTGTCTGGGTTGGGTTTGGGTCAAGGATTGGGCTTGATGGTTCGTTTTCAAAGTATCGCTGAGAGTGTGAAAGAACAGTCCAATCAACTTTTGGAAGTTGGAAAGCAACTGGGTCTGCGGGGGATGCTTTATTCGGGGACGGATGAAGCGGATTTATGGCTGAGATTGCGAGAACAAATTCATGATGTTTCTCATACGCCTGCAATTACCTGCAAAATAGGAGTATTACCGACTTCATCTGTTGAGGTTTTGACTCGCTCGGAGTTGGGTTGGATTCATGTTGCAAGTGGTTTGGGGGTATTGCGGTTTGAGGGTGAAAAGATTGAGAAGGTTTTGGAGATGCGGAATCTGTGTCAAAGGAATGGCGGGTTTGTGACTGTTTTGGTAGCACCAGCGAGGGTGAAGGAAAGTTTGGATGTGTGGGGTTATGGTGGTAATGCTTTGGCGTTAATGCGTCGAATTAAAGAACAGTTTGATTCTGGGTATATTTTTAGTCCCGGTCGTTTTGTGGGTGGGATTTAG
- a CDS encoding (Fe-S)-binding protein, with protein sequence MEVSEGFLDKKVGFDGNHPPEPKLIDTCVHCGFCLSTCPSYRVLGKEMDSPRGRIYLMDGINEGEIPLNEATAQHFDSCLGCLACVTTCPSGVQYDKLISATRHQVERNYPRSLSEQFFRKLIFSLFPYPNVLRVLLVPLFVYQKLGLQKLVRNVGLLKRVSPRLAAMESILPEITLKSFQSHLPSIIPARGAKRYRVGMILGCVQRLFFSPVNEATVRVLTANGCEVVIPKSQGCCAALPEHQGQTEQAKALARQMIDSFADTGVDFIIINAAGCGHTLKEYGHILEDDLEYRDKAKEFAAKVRDVQEFLMSVGLSAKLSPLTDRPLTLVYQDACHLLHGQKISVQPRQLLRQIPGVKLREPLDAAICCGSAGVYNMLQPEVAEELGRQKAQNLLDTGAELIASANPGCTLQIRKALQSQGKDIAIAHPIELLDYSIRGVKL encoded by the coding sequence GTGGAAGTTTCGGAAGGTTTTTTGGATAAGAAGGTTGGGTTTGATGGGAACCATCCTCCCGAACCAAAGTTGATTGATACTTGTGTTCACTGTGGGTTTTGTCTTTCGACTTGTCCCAGTTATAGAGTGCTTGGGAAGGAGATGGATTCTCCACGAGGACGTATCTATTTGATGGATGGGATTAATGAGGGTGAGATTCCTTTGAATGAAGCGACGGCTCAGCATTTTGATAGTTGTTTGGGATGTCTTGCTTGCGTGACGACTTGTCCTTCTGGGGTGCAGTATGACAAGTTAATTTCTGCGACGCGTCACCAGGTGGAACGGAATTATCCTCGCAGTTTGTCGGAGCAATTTTTTAGGAAACTGATTTTTTCTTTGTTTCCTTATCCTAATGTTTTAAGGGTGTTGCTGGTTCCATTGTTTGTTTATCAGAAGTTAGGTTTGCAAAAACTGGTGCGGAATGTTGGGTTGTTGAAACGGGTGTCTCCTCGGTTGGCTGCGATGGAGTCAATTTTGCCGGAAATTACTCTAAAATCGTTTCAAAGTCATTTGCCGAGTATTATTCCTGCTCGAGGTGCAAAACGCTACCGAGTGGGAATGATTTTGGGGTGCGTGCAAAGGCTGTTTTTCTCTCCGGTGAATGAGGCGACCGTGCGAGTTTTAACGGCTAATGGTTGTGAGGTGGTTATTCCTAAAAGTCAGGGGTGTTGTGCGGCGCTTCCGGAACATCAGGGACAAACGGAACAGGCGAAAGCCTTAGCAAGGCAAATGATTGATAGTTTTGCTGATACTGGTGTAGATTTCATTATCATTAATGCTGCAGGGTGCGGTCATACTTTGAAGGAGTACGGTCACATCTTGGAGGATGACTTAGAGTATCGCGACAAAGCTAAAGAGTTTGCGGCTAAGGTGAGAGATGTTCAGGAGTTTTTGATGAGTGTTGGTTTGAGTGCAAAATTGTCTCCTCTGACAGACCGACCTCTGACTTTAGTTTATCAAGATGCTTGTCATTTATTGCACGGTCAAAAGATTAGCGTCCAACCGCGTCAGTTGTTACGGCAAATTCCTGGGGTGAAGTTACGCGAGCCGCTTGATGCTGCTATTTGTTGTGGTAGTGCGGGTGTTTATAATATGTTGCAGCCAGAGGTGGCTGAGGAATTGGGTAGACAAAAGGCACAGAATTTGCTTGACACGGGTGCGGAGTTGATTGCTTCTGCAAATCCCGGTTGTACTTTGCAAATTCGTAAGGCGTTGCAATCTCAAGGTAAGGATATTGCGATCGCTCACCCAATTGAGTTGTTGGATTATTCGATTCGGGGCGTGAAGCTTTAA
- a CDS encoding 30S ribosomal protein S1 — translation MVNQKLTAPEIGFTHDDFAALLDKYDYHFSPGDIVPGTVFSIEPRGALIDIGAKTAAYIPIQEMSINRVDSPEEVLQSNETREFFILTDENEDGQLTLSIRRIEYMRAWERVRQLQAEDATVRSGVFATNRGGALVRIEGLRGFIPGSHISTRKPKEELVGEELPLKFLEVDEERNRLVLSHRRALVERKMNRLEVGEVVIGTVRGIKPYGAFIDIGGVSGLLHISEISHEHIDTPHSVFNVNDEVKVMIIDLDAERGRISLSTKQLEPEPGDMIKNRQLVYDKAEEMAAKYREQLLAKQQGQAAAPAVEDIAVVAEEIPSAIEEEIPAAIEE, via the coding sequence ATGGTCAATCAGAAATTAACCGCTCCTGAAATTGGGTTTACGCATGACGATTTCGCTGCTCTACTAGACAAATATGATTATCACTTTAGCCCAGGTGATATAGTGCCTGGTACAGTATTCAGCATAGAGCCGCGCGGCGCTCTGATTGACATAGGTGCAAAAACGGCAGCATACATACCTATACAAGAAATGTCTATCAACCGGGTAGATAGCCCGGAAGAAGTATTACAGTCTAATGAAACGCGGGAATTTTTCATCCTCACTGATGAAAATGAAGACGGTCAATTAACACTTTCCATTCGCCGTATAGAGTATATGCGAGCGTGGGAACGAGTGCGGCAGTTACAAGCAGAAGATGCAACTGTCCGTTCTGGTGTGTTTGCTACCAATCGCGGAGGTGCGCTGGTTCGGATTGAGGGATTGCGCGGGTTCATCCCCGGATCTCACATCAGCACTCGCAAACCAAAAGAAGAGTTGGTAGGTGAAGAATTGCCGTTAAAGTTCTTAGAGGTAGATGAAGAACGCAATCGCCTTGTTCTCTCTCACCGTCGAGCGCTAGTTGAGCGTAAGATGAACCGTCTGGAAGTTGGTGAGGTGGTTATTGGTACTGTGCGCGGTATTAAACCTTACGGTGCATTTATTGATATTGGCGGTGTTAGCGGTCTACTGCATATCTCTGAAATCTCCCACGAACATATAGATACACCACACAGCGTGTTCAATGTTAATGATGAAGTAAAAGTCATGATCATTGACTTGGATGCAGAACGCGGTCGTATTTCACTATCTACCAAGCAGTTGGAACCAGAACCAGGTGACATGATCAAAAATCGTCAGTTGGTATATGATAAAGCAGAAGAAATGGCTGCCAAGTATAGGGAACAATTGTTGGCGAAACAACAAGGTCAAGCTGCAGCACCCGCCGTTGAAGATATTGCTGTTGTTGCTGAGGAAATACCATCAGCAATTGAAGAGGAAATACCAGCAGCAATTGAAGAGTAA
- a CDS encoding photosystem II reaction center protein T has translation MESVAYILILTLAIGTLFFAIAFREPPRIETKEKK, from the coding sequence ATGGAAAGCGTTGCTTACATTCTAATTTTGACATTGGCTATAGGAACTCTCTTTTTTGCGATCGCTTTTCGCGAACCTCCTCGCATTGAAACCAAAGAGAAGAAGTAA